The region CTTTCTCAATTTCTAGCACCACAAGAGTAATCTGGTCTACATTTTCATGGTTAATTAGACAGTGCCCTATACTTCTCTCTGAGATTTGCTCCATGTGCTTTGGAACGTGTGCTTGTTATTGTCTGTGGAGTGGCTAAATTACATACTTGTTCACATGCAATATCAGGTTTATCACTATGTTCTTCTGTGTCGTATGCCTTTGATATATTGACATGCACATTTTTCTCACATATACTATACACATataagcacgcacacacacacacacacacacacacacacacacacacacacacacacacacacacacacacacacactctctcacacagttaGGCAGCGGTCAGTCACCTGGCTACAGTCTTTCCTGTGCTTGCGCTGGTTCTGAGAGTTTGTGCGGATGAAGATGTGCGCGTTGTTTGTGCGCAGTCTATGCAGTCGAGTGTGCAGAACTTTACGCAGTTTCTGCCGTGTGAATGCATACAACAGAGGATGCAGCACAACTGTCCAATAGGCAAGTACCAAAAAGCAGAGCCTCAGACGCTCCAGCCAGTCAGAGGGTCCTATAGCCAGCAAGAGGAGAGGTGTAATGGAGAGAGGTGCCCAGCACAGCAGGAATGAGAGGACAATGAGGACTGACATGCGGAAGACACGTTTCTGTCGCTCCCTCCGGTCTCGGTGACGTCTCACTGCACGGCGCAAAGTCAGGATAGCTGACACAGAAGCCCCCACACCAACGCTGGGAGGGCCATGTGCAGGAGCGGGATTTAGCGGTGTGGCAGCCACAGATACTGTAGGAGTGGGGCTTAAAGGCATGGCTGTGGTAGATGTAGTTGTGTTAGGGTTGGAAGTTAAGGCTATGGTGGATATAATGAGGCTTGAGTTAAGAGGTGAGGCAATAGTGGATACAGCTGGGCTAGGGCTGAGAGATGTAGATATGGTGAATATAGCTGGGTTACAATTTATAGATGTGGATATGGTGGATGAAGTGGGGTTACTGTTTAATGGGGTGGTTAAGGTGGATAATGTAGCAGTGGGACTCAAAGGAGTAGTTACAACAGATATCATGGGGGCTGGACTTAGTGGTGTGTTCAGTGAAGGTGTGGTAGTCTCTGTGTTGATAGTCACTGTGGTGACAGTGTCTGAGGTCACCAGGGGCCCAGTGGAGAAAGGCGGAGAGGAGATGGGCGCAGTCCTTGTCATGTGATCTGGTGATCTTGCCGACCTCTTGAGTTGTTGCCAGGGATGTCGGCCAGGTCGTCGCCTGTCTCGTTGAGCTCTTGGCGGGTGTCCAATGCGAATGTGCAGGGCCTGAAGGATGCGCGAGTATGTAAACAGCATCACGGCCAGGGAACACAGAAAGACTGGCACCTGCAGCAAGAGGTGAGCTTGCAGAGTGCCCACCCATTCTGAACACAGCATTGTGCTGTTAGAATGAACATCCACTCCCTCTCTTGGCCAGGACACAAACCCCGCCTCCAGAAATGGTAGGAGGGGCACAGCCAAAGACACCGCCCACACTCCAGTCAGTAAAAAGGCTGCTTTTTGTGGCGTAAGCAGACGATTAGCGGGCCGGACACTGATATCATACCGATCAAGGCTAATGAGAAGCAGGTTGAGTGCAGTTCCTACACTGGCGAAGGTGGCTGCTGATTCATGAAGACAGCAGAGcagggtgtggtgaggggtaGAAGCCCTGCCAAGAAGGAGGAGTGTGGCAGTGATGGGTAggcagaggaggcagagcagcagGTCAAGTGTGTGCAGACTGAGAGTGACTGCATGGCTGACAGATTCCAAAAGGGTGCAGTGACCGCAGTATAACACCAACACCGTCAGGTTACCACCCACTCCCAACAGTAACTCCAATAGTAGCACAGCACTCACCGTTGCCCGGAACCCAAGCCATGGCTCCTCCTGCTCATCTAGCCCTGCCCCCACGGTATCACTTGCCTCTAAGAGCACAAGTCCAGGGCCTCTGGAAATGCTGCCATCTGTCTCCATGGAAACCATTGTGCATGATCAGACACATTGCCAGCCACTCCCATCTGTCATGCTCCACCCACTCATGTACTGTCTTGGAGCTTTGATCACCGATTGACAAGCCTaattaaaagagagaaaataaagagtTACAATAGcatgatttacatttattgcagCATTTAGCAAAAGCTCTTGTCCAGAACACCACCATTTAGAACACCACCAATTGATATAATGTCCAGTCTGTCAATAAAAGACAAACTTTGCTGGTGCAAGTGCTGCATTTATATAAACTCAAAAAACTCTCTTTGTGATTTTTAGGAATATAAAAACTAGCAAAAAAAACTTCTGAAAGACCAATTTAGGAACAATAACCAACTGCTCTCCAAGGACACAAAATCCTTGTattgtttacagtatttttattaattatatatggATTTAGCATTAAAAGAACACTAAAGATGTTCTAAAACACTAAAGAGTGTATCATGTGTGCACAGTCTGATAAGTGTTTATAATAATTCAGTCAGGTTCTTAATCAGTGCTCAAGAATCTAAGCGATGTATTTGTTCAGTTCCATCTTTCAACACACTTTAGTGAGGTAATAAACAGCAGTCTATCAGTACCTAGTTCAAATGCCAGGCTTCTCCAATTACTGGATTAAGAATGCAGTATAACACCAACACTTTCAGATTACTAGCACTCCAAACAGTAACTGCTgtgtaataacatttaatactTTGTTGTGATTATCTGATATAGTATATGTTATCATTGTCAATAAGAGTAAATTATGAAGcatgaaataacattttctaataAACTTTCAGAGTCacttcttaaaaaacaaacaaaacattttgacttAATTAGATTTATTGTCATGGCTGTCCTGGTTGTAAATctgtaatttaataaattaatatcaTTGCTGTCCCTTCTACCAttcataaacaaatgaataaatacgtTTTACTGGGGGCTGGTCCCATTTATATGATGGCTGTTACTATGGCAACTGGTTTACAAGTTAAATTGTGCagtcaaaaatgtaacaaatagagactatctgtgtgtgtcagtgagaggcTCATTTCCTTTCTAACACAGCTGTGAGACTGGTCACAGGAAAAAAGATGTAAGTGTTTTTGAATGAGCAAACAAGGACAGTACAGTTGCCATGCTAATACTTCTGCTACCAAGTCAATAAAACAGGTCACTGCAGTAAAACTTTGATTGACAACATGGAACAGAAATGTGGTACTCGGATGGTACTTGGATTGAGTAATAGTCCAAATAACCCAACCTAACAATAACAGGCATAACAACATATCAAGTGTAAAGAAAAATAGACTTAGAAAAACAGAGTGACTAAGAGCATGAACAcagagatagaaagatagaaaaCAATGCAAAAGTAAGATTGAACAACATCATAAATGGATGAGTGAGgaagacggagagaaagagagagagagctgcaggtGCAAGCCGAGTTGCAAAACCGCTTACTGATATGTTTATACCAACTACCCTCTCTATCCATCATTCTGCCTCATTGCCTATCTTTCCATCACTCCATCTCATTTCTGTATATGCTTTCCTCCACAACTCATCTCCTTCTCAATCATTTATGCACCCttattctaaatgtaaataagagATTGTAAAAACTTACACTGCATGTAGcctatatataaaaatacagtgaTTAATTTTACCCAGAGTTATAGCCAATAACTAATTAAGCTATTTAAGTTggctatttttttaaaacattctgtttattaATAACTGTGGAGCTAACTTTAACTGAAGGTAAAGAATGCTGACTTCCAACCCCTGTCCTTAACACCTCTTATTTCTGTCTCCTCAGTTCTGAGCATTTCTCAGTTCTGCAGCAATAAACCCACACTCTGTCTTTggttctttttatttcattcttctAGTAATGTCATGCCAGCgatttccctccctctctgtccaatTATgtatcattaattaattaattaattaattaattaattaattcattcattcatatatacatacattcatacacaattattattttttaattactactattattattattattattaataattacgtttgtttttatctttgcaGGGCTGCCCTAGCTTGGAACGGAGAAAATGCGAAACAAACTTCTTAAAACGGGGCCAATTGTGACTTCTTAGTCTACTTTCACTGGAattgaaattatatttttttaaaatacgtGCTCATATGTGTCTTTTCCATGCTGAGTGAGTCTTAGACATAGTAGCGCATGTAGTATCTAGGCTACGTATAATTATGCTGATGGCAATAATACTTTCGAAAATCAAAGCGGAACCATTTGCTACAGTGCGACAGTGAATAACTGAAGATAACAACCCATTAGATATTATTTAATGAATCCAAAGCCACGATGAACACATCCAATCTTTAACTCTACGCTTGCAATGTGATAACCCGTAAtgtgatttattcattcatttgtaaaaTAACTAGTGATATTTTTTACCCTAAGCAACCCCGTCTGAAAATTTCACTATCACTGTTGTTGCACTGTGTAAGTACCTGGTTAACGTATCTTACGTTAACCAGGCATATTTGGACATGCTGGTGCTCACCCATCGATGAAGTGGCATCACTTTGCATAGCGGTGGTATTCCATGATCCATTGCCATTTCTAGCCTATACTCAAAATACTTAACTTACCTTTCAAAAGATGGTGCAAttttaaaggttaaataaaCACCATCTGTAAGAAAACTGACGAGTGCAATGATACAAGCACGAGCCTTTTACTCACCTTACCACGCGCGTAGGACTCGCGCCGGGATTCCCCGCTACATTCCACTGCGGTGTGCGCCCCGCGCTACTCTTGAGGGCGAGCACGAGTCTCCGGTGGGGTCCAGGACGGTCTGCTGTCAGTGAACGTGACGTGACTGGAATGATCTTACTCAGTACAATATAACACTGCTATTTGCAAGATAGGAGTCGCGGTTTATCAGTTGTCTTGGGAAGTCAGTCGTCCGTCTCATCCCTTTACAGCTAGTATTTCAACAAACTGTCATTTTCACATTCCAATCAGATCCTGCACctttagatacacacacacacacacacacacacacacacacacacacacacacacacacacacacacacacacacacacagtctgctgtACTGCACTCAAATGCAGAAGCACCTGAATATAATATTAGTGTGGAAGGCatatgttacattttacatttatcagtCAGAAGATAGAAATTTACTGAAATTTCCTATATATATTCTACATAAATGAATTGCCAACAACCTGTTTAATCCTGTGTAGTGCAAATTGCCTGGAAAGACAAGTAATTTCTCCAGAAAAGAGAAGTGTTTCAGTTTTATGTATTGTGGTGTCTACCACCGGACTTTGGTagtgtttatttgcttgttagataactgaggtgtgtgtatttgttaggTTTTGGTTCATCATCTCTTTTTGTAGTTATTAGAGTGTTGGATGATATCCTGCAATCCTTATGATGTATTTAGGTGGATCTATGTGCTGGTGGTAGACCTAAGCATGATGGTTTTGCAGGCATGATTAACATTTGAGAAGGTTGTGCAGGATGAGTTAGGACTGCTGATGGAGGAGCTGAGATG is a window of Electrophorus electricus isolate fEleEle1 chromosome 3, fEleEle1.pri, whole genome shotgun sequence DNA encoding:
- the LOC113576000 gene encoding G-protein coupled receptor 22, which encodes MVSMETDGSISRGPGLVLLEASDTVGAGLDEQEEPWLGFRATVSAVLLLELLLGVGGNLTVLVLYCGHCTLLESVSHAVTLSLHTLDLLLCLLCLPITATLLLLGRASTPHHTLLCCLHESAATFASVGTALNLLLISLDRYDISVRPANRLLTPQKAAFLLTGVWAVSLAVPLLPFLEAGFVSWPREGVDVHSNSTMLCSEWVGTLQAHLLLQVPVFLCSLAVMLFTYSRILQALHIRIGHPPRAQRDRRRPGRHPWQQLKRSARSPDHMTRTAPISSPPFSTGPLVTSDTVTTVTINTETTTPSLNTPLSPAPMISVVTTPLSPTATLSTLTTPLNSNPTSSTISTSINCNPAIFTISTSLSPSPAVSTIASPLNSSLIISTIALTSNPNTTTSTTAMPLSPTPTVSVAATPLNPAPAHGPPSVGVGASVSAILTLRRAVRRHRDRRERQKRVFRMSVLIVLSFLLCWAPLSITPLLLLAIGPSDWLERLRLCFLVLAYWTVVLHPLLYAFTRQKLRKVLHTRLHRLRTNNAHIFIRTNSQNQRKHRKDCSQVTDRCLTV